In Candidatus Binatia bacterium, one DNA window encodes the following:
- a CDS encoding DUF6600 domain-containing protein — MTTKWFTSLISGVALVGVTLTGAFPVAAAEQAPDKNGPGVARVSIIQGSAVVQRGDSHTQSAAVRNTPLLPGDYISTGQTSRAEVQFDGETAVRLGGNVQARVTDNDPNNRRMQLADGTIEVGMVRNGQTIDIDTPSVTVRVHEAGDYRISIGNDGSSWVTVRRGTVDIVTSQNTFALGQGRTLVARGSASNPAISYSSAIAFDSFDDFNAQRDQSMVAALNASPNLNPSIAGYDNLDAYGQWQDVAGYGQAWVPDQTSGWAPYRDGSWAWEGGYGWTWVGAEPWGWAPYHYGRWFWANGYGWAWYPPAYGYTPAWSPALVGFYGFGGGVSVGVSFGFGYPYVGWCPLAPYEAYYPWYPGWAWTGFGWGWPWYGYGGYGGYGGYGGFYGGTRIVNVTNITNVYRNFRHGGGSGTVVGRFQHGTISGHTIAVTSRNLGGRVGSIHGALPIRPTTANERFSGRSVAQTHFSRAFDSPRFASNHAVAARNSFAEQQRDVTRTVHGTAVSHQTAPLTRTNEATMHGTSVTRGSEATMRGTEATRNAAAPTGSWARFGQSRGEPRSAGFSSEQRSAGEQRATASTGARQNSGFERSSLNGRATESSAAARNTERAPSNSWGRFSQSRGNVPVQYGDRDSYSRGASYGNAGSARGSYPSYSRQSYPSYSRQSYPSYSRQSYPSYSHESYPSYSRGSYPSYSRGSYGSAPSYSRGSYGSAPSYSRGSYSAPRESGGGGGGGAPRGGGGGGGGRRPPQ, encoded by the coding sequence ATGACAACCAAGTGGTTCACTAGCCTGATTTCCGGGGTTGCCCTCGTCGGGGTGACTCTCACGGGCGCATTCCCGGTCGCAGCAGCCGAGCAGGCGCCCGACAAAAACGGGCCGGGCGTCGCGAGAGTCAGCATCATCCAGGGCTCGGCGGTCGTCCAGCGCGGCGACAGCCACACCCAGTCGGCCGCGGTGCGCAACACGCCGCTCCTACCGGGCGACTACATTTCGACCGGCCAGACATCGCGCGCCGAGGTTCAGTTCGATGGCGAGACCGCCGTGCGGTTGGGCGGGAACGTTCAGGCGCGGGTAACCGACAACGATCCGAACAACCGGCGAATGCAGCTCGCTGACGGCACGATCGAAGTCGGCATGGTCCGCAACGGACAAACGATTGACATCGACACGCCGTCGGTCACGGTGCGTGTCCACGAGGCCGGCGACTACCGGATCTCGATCGGCAACGACGGCTCGAGCTGGGTAACGGTTCGGCGCGGGACGGTCGACATCGTCACGTCACAGAACACCTTCGCGCTGGGACAAGGCCGGACGCTCGTCGCGCGGGGCTCGGCGTCGAATCCGGCAATTAGCTATAGCTCCGCGATCGCGTTCGACTCGTTCGACGACTTCAACGCGCAGCGCGACCAGTCGATGGTCGCCGCGCTGAACGCAAGCCCGAACCTCAACCCGAGCATCGCCGGGTACGACAACCTCGACGCCTATGGCCAGTGGCAAGACGTCGCCGGCTACGGCCAGGCTTGGGTGCCCGATCAGACGTCCGGATGGGCTCCGTATCGTGACGGCTCTTGGGCCTGGGAAGGCGGTTACGGTTGGACGTGGGTCGGTGCCGAGCCGTGGGGCTGGGCGCCGTATCACTACGGCCGCTGGTTCTGGGCCAACGGCTACGGCTGGGCCTGGTATCCGCCGGCATACGGCTACACGCCCGCGTGGTCGCCGGCGCTCGTCGGATTCTACGGATTCGGCGGCGGAGTGAGCGTCGGGGTCTCGTTCGGCTTCGGCTATCCATACGTGGGCTGGTGCCCGCTCGCACCCTATGAGGCGTACTATCCGTGGTACCCGGGCTGGGCCTGGACCGGCTTCGGATGGGGCTGGCCGTGGTACGGTTATGGCGGCTATGGCGGCTATGGCGGTTACGGCGGCTTCTACGGCGGAACGCGCATCGTAAACGTCACGAACATCACCAACGTCTATCGTAACTTCCGTCACGGCGGCGGCAGCGGAACGGTGGTCGGCCGCTTCCAGCACGGAACGATCTCCGGACACACCATAGCGGTGACGTCGCGGAACCTCGGCGGACGCGTCGGATCGATCCACGGCGCGCTGCCGATTCGGCCGACGACTGCCAACGAGCGCTTCTCCGGCAGAAGCGTCGCGCAGACGCACTTCTCGCGGGCCTTCGACTCGCCGCGCTTCGCGTCGAACCACGCGGTCGCCGCGCGCAACTCGTTCGCCGAGCAGCAGCGCGACGTCACTCGAACCGTCCACGGAACGGCCGTGTCGCATCAGACTGCGCCGCTGACTCGCACGAACGAGGCAACCATGCACGGAACGTCCGTGACGCGTGGCAGCGAAGCCACGATGCGCGGAACCGAGGCGACCCGCAACGCGGCCGCCCCGACCGGCTCATGGGCGCGCTTCGGCCAATCGCGCGGCGAGCCACGCTCCGCCGGCTTCTCCTCCGAACAACGCTCGGCGGGCGAGCAGCGCGCGACCGCCAGCACGGGCGCTCGGCAGAACTCCGGATTCGAACGGTCGAGTTTGAACGGGCGGGCGACGGAGTCGAGCGCGGCGGCGCGCAACACCGAGCGGGCACCCTCGAATTCGTGGGGCCGCTTCTCGCAGTCGCGCGGTAACGTCCCGGTCCAGTACGGCGATCGCGACTCGTACTCGCGCGGCGCGTCCTACGGGAACGCCGGCTCGGCTCGCGGATCGTACCCGTCGTACTCGCGCCAGTCGTACCCGTCATACTCGCGCCAGTCATACCCATCGTACTCGCGCCAGTCGTACCCGTCCTATTCGCACGAGTCGTACCCGTCGTACTCACGCGGCTCGTACCCGTCGTACTCGCGCGGCTCGTATGGCTCCGCTCCGTCGTACTCGCGGGGATCGTACGGCTCGGCCCCGTCGTACTCGCGCGGATCCTACTCTGCGCCCCGCGAATCCGGCGGCGGCGGTGGTGGTGGAGCTCCTCGCGGCGGCGGCGGAGGCGGTGGAGGCCGCAGACCGCCTCAGTAA
- a CDS encoding alpha-ketoglutarate-dependent dioxygenase AlkB has product MYVPGFIDPPTAQRWFDALREAVPWRSERRHMYDREVDVPRLVAGYRLDDEEPPAVLAEAAARVATATGTPFNSVGLNYYRDGRDSVAPHNDHLYEIVERYPIALISLGATRLMTIRSKSRPRRTFDLDLEGGSLLLMSYETQLHYDHGIPKSRVPVGPRISVALRVRPR; this is encoded by the coding sequence GTGTACGTTCCGGGTTTCATCGATCCGCCGACCGCGCAGCGCTGGTTCGACGCGCTGCGCGAAGCGGTGCCGTGGAGGAGCGAGCGGCGGCACATGTACGATCGCGAGGTCGACGTGCCGCGGCTCGTCGCCGGCTACCGCCTCGATGACGAGGAGCCGCCCGCGGTGCTGGCCGAGGCCGCCGCACGCGTCGCGACCGCGACCGGTACGCCGTTCAATTCGGTCGGCCTGAATTACTATCGCGATGGGCGCGATAGCGTCGCGCCGCACAACGACCACCTTTACGAGATCGTCGAGCGATATCCGATCGCGCTGATCTCGCTCGGCGCGACGCGCCTGATGACGATCCGCAGCAAGAGTAGGCCTCGGCGCACGTTCGACCTGGACCTCGAGGGCGGCAGCCTGCTTCTGATGAGTTACGAAACGCAGCTGCATTACGATCACGGCATTCCCAAGAGCCGCGTGCCGGTCGGGCCGCGCATCAGCGTCGCGTTGCGCGTGCGGCCGCGCTGA
- a CDS encoding acyl-CoA dehydrogenase, with the protein MSTYRAPLRDMQFALRELAGIEGVAALPGCEDTLDVLDSVLEEAAAFASGVLDPLNRVGDKEGCTWNAGEVTTPAGFKEAYHKFAEAGWIGLPVPAEYGGQGLPQLLLGPTLEMWNAANIGFANGPLLNQGAIEAIELVGSDEQKKRFIPNLVSGKWTGTMCLTEPQAGSDLAQVRTRAVPSGDHHKISGTKIFITFGEHDMAENIIHLVLARLPDAPEGTKGISLFIVPKFLVNADGSLGERNDVVCSGIEHKLGINGNPTCTLNYGERGDGAAGYLVGEPNRGLEYMFIMMNAARFSVGVQGIALADRAYQSALEYARERVQGRDLKPGSRAPEPIFKHPDVRRMLMWQKATIEAMRGLAYVTAASLDYALRHPDERVRKEHKAFVELMIPVVKGWCTENAVELCSTALQVFGGMGYIEETGIAQQYRDVRIITIYEGTTGIQALDLIGRKLLRDMGAGARSVGAKMEAVAKECAAHADPTVKRIGEGLGKALLVLQETSQWIGMNAMGDLNKAFACSVPYLRLWGTIAGGWQMARAAQIAAAKIAARDADAEFYRAKLATAAFYATHVLTQCAWYQRQIVEGSSDVMTLDETQFGLDRKVPAGVS; encoded by the coding sequence ATGAGCACCTATCGAGCGCCACTGCGCGACATGCAGTTCGCCCTCCGCGAGCTGGCCGGGATCGAGGGAGTGGCGGCTCTCCCGGGCTGCGAGGACACGCTCGACGTGCTCGACTCGGTGCTGGAGGAGGCCGCTGCGTTCGCGTCCGGAGTGCTCGACCCGCTCAACCGGGTGGGCGACAAGGAGGGCTGTACCTGGAACGCGGGCGAGGTGACGACGCCGGCCGGCTTCAAAGAGGCCTACCATAAATTCGCCGAGGCGGGCTGGATCGGCTTGCCCGTTCCGGCGGAGTACGGCGGCCAAGGGCTGCCGCAGCTGCTGCTCGGGCCGACGCTCGAGATGTGGAACGCGGCCAATATCGGCTTCGCCAACGGACCGCTGCTCAATCAGGGGGCGATCGAGGCCATCGAGCTCGTCGGGTCCGACGAGCAGAAGAAGCGCTTCATCCCCAACCTGGTCTCCGGCAAGTGGACCGGCACCATGTGCCTGACCGAGCCGCAGGCGGGATCGGACCTCGCGCAAGTGCGCACGCGCGCCGTACCCTCGGGCGACCATCACAAGATCTCGGGCACGAAGATCTTCATCACGTTCGGCGAGCACGACATGGCCGAGAACATCATCCACCTCGTGTTGGCACGGCTGCCCGACGCACCGGAGGGGACGAAGGGAATCTCGCTCTTCATCGTGCCGAAGTTCCTAGTCAACGCCGACGGCAGCCTCGGCGAGCGCAACGACGTCGTCTGCTCCGGCATCGAGCACAAGCTCGGCATTAACGGCAACCCGACGTGCACGCTGAACTACGGCGAGCGCGGCGACGGCGCCGCTGGCTATCTCGTCGGCGAACCCAACCGCGGGCTCGAGTATATGTTCATCATGATGAACGCCGCGCGGTTCTCCGTCGGCGTGCAGGGCATCGCGCTCGCCGATCGCGCCTATCAGAGCGCGCTGGAGTATGCCAGGGAGCGGGTGCAGGGCCGCGACCTCAAGCCCGGCTCGCGCGCGCCGGAACCGATTTTCAAGCACCCCGACGTGCGACGCATGCTGATGTGGCAGAAGGCTACGATCGAGGCGATGCGCGGCTTGGCGTATGTCACTGCCGCGTCGCTCGACTACGCGCTGCGCCATCCAGACGAGCGCGTGCGCAAGGAGCACAAGGCCTTCGTCGAGCTGATGATCCCCGTCGTAAAGGGCTGGTGCACCGAGAACGCCGTCGAGCTCTGCTCGACCGCGCTGCAAGTCTTCGGCGGTATGGGCTACATCGAGGAGACCGGGATCGCGCAGCAGTACCGCGACGTCCGCATCATCACGATCTACGAGGGCACCACGGGAATCCAGGCACTCGATCTGATCGGGCGCAAGCTCCTGCGCGACATGGGCGCCGGAGCTCGCAGCGTCGGAGCGAAGATGGAGGCCGTCGCGAAGGAATGCGCGGCGCACGCCGATCCGACCGTCAAGCGCATCGGAGAGGGGCTCGGCAAGGCGCTGCTCGTGCTCCAGGAGACGTCGCAGTGGATCGGCATGAACGCGATGGGCGATCTGAACAAAGCCTTCGCGTGTTCCGTGCCGTACCTGCGACTGTGGGGCACGATCGCCGGCGGGTGGCAGATGGCGCGCGCCGCGCAGATCGCGGCAGCGAAGATCGCCGCCCGCGACGCGGACGCGGAGTTCTATCGCGCCAAGCTGGCGACGGCGGCATTCTACGCGACGCACGTGCTGACGCAGTGCGCCTGGTATCAGCGCCAGATCGTCGAGGGCTCGAGTGACGTGATGACGTTGGACGAGACGCAGTTTGGACTCGATCGTAAGGTTCCGGCCGGCGTATCATGA
- a CDS encoding 3-hydroxyacyl-CoA dehydrogenase NAD-binding domain-containing protein, translating to MIPQERRDDVRLIALDNPPVNALSFAYCAKLSAQLEAAHADDAVEAIVFTGRNGLFSAGADVNDFKNELPAGAITIRDVIHAIETSGKLHIAAIDGNCLGGGLELTLACDYRIATARSKLGLPEIKLGLLPGAGGTQRLPRLIGARAGLEFMLKGSSANADSAMELGILDEVVEGNVVELAVAKARSHPPKRRTSAMQATIAPGVPDQAGPYVVAQAHKMVPPENRGGLAAHKLIDAVQATVELPFAFGLAREARLFDELVRSEPSLALRHIFFAERELSKVGGIDMLRSTHRDVKSAGIVGAGTMGSGIAIAFAQAGIPVVVVDNDDAAVDRARQTVMGMFMYQVRKGRLTQEEAWKRAQSIEFTEDWSRLADADVIVEAVFEDLDVKRDVFRRLDEIAKPGALLATNTSTLDVDKIAEVTKRPERVLGLHFFVPANIMPLLEIVRGRATSEESLATAFRLGKTLRKKAVLSANAFGFIGNRMIFDYLGEATALAEEGVPPARIDAAMKDFGFPMGPFAMSDLSGLDVGAAIARARGGSGARTDVLERLVAMGRLGQKAMAGYFKYDKSVGKGREPIPDPEVDALFADAARKAGIARRDVSDDEIRERLLNALVNRGRHLLEEGVALRPGDIDIVYVYGYGFPPHHGGPMWYAAETQRDESKREGVLAHA from the coding sequence ATGATTCCGCAGGAACGGCGCGACGATGTGCGCCTCATCGCGCTCGACAATCCGCCGGTCAACGCGCTTTCGTTCGCCTATTGCGCGAAGCTGAGCGCGCAGCTCGAGGCCGCGCACGCGGACGACGCGGTCGAAGCGATCGTCTTCACGGGCCGCAACGGTCTCTTCAGCGCCGGCGCCGACGTCAACGATTTCAAGAACGAGCTGCCGGCGGGCGCCATAACGATCCGCGACGTGATTCACGCGATCGAGACGAGCGGCAAGCTCCACATCGCGGCGATCGACGGCAACTGTTTAGGCGGCGGACTCGAGCTCACGCTGGCCTGCGACTATCGCATCGCGACGGCGCGCTCGAAGCTCGGCCTCCCGGAGATCAAGCTCGGACTTCTGCCGGGCGCGGGCGGCACGCAGCGGCTTCCGCGCCTGATCGGCGCGCGCGCCGGGCTCGAGTTCATGCTCAAAGGTTCCTCGGCAAACGCCGACAGCGCAATGGAACTCGGAATCCTCGATGAGGTCGTCGAGGGCAACGTTGTCGAACTCGCGGTCGCCAAAGCGCGCAGCCATCCGCCGAAACGGCGCACCTCGGCAATGCAGGCGACGATCGCTCCGGGCGTTCCGGACCAAGCCGGCCCGTACGTCGTGGCGCAGGCCCACAAGATGGTGCCGCCCGAGAACCGCGGCGGGCTCGCCGCGCACAAATTGATCGACGCGGTCCAAGCCACGGTCGAGCTGCCGTTTGCGTTCGGGCTCGCGCGCGAGGCGCGGCTCTTCGACGAACTCGTACGCTCGGAGCCGTCGCTCGCGCTGCGCCACATCTTCTTCGCGGAACGCGAGCTGTCCAAGGTGGGTGGCATAGACATGCTGCGCTCCACCCACCGTGACGTAAAATCCGCAGGCATCGTTGGGGCCGGCACCATGGGCAGCGGCATCGCGATCGCCTTCGCGCAGGCCGGCATCCCGGTCGTCGTCGTCGACAACGACGACGCGGCGGTCGATCGCGCGCGCCAGACCGTGATGGGCATGTTCATGTATCAGGTTCGGAAGGGGCGGCTTACCCAAGAGGAGGCGTGGAAGCGCGCGCAATCGATCGAGTTCACCGAAGATTGGAGCCGCCTCGCTGACGCGGACGTCATCGTCGAGGCCGTCTTCGAGGACCTCGACGTCAAGCGCGACGTCTTCCGCCGCCTCGACGAGATCGCGAAGCCCGGCGCGCTCCTCGCCACCAACACGTCGACGCTCGACGTCGACAAGATCGCCGAGGTGACGAAGCGCCCGGAGCGCGTCCTCGGGCTGCACTTCTTCGTTCCGGCGAACATCATGCCGCTGCTCGAGATCGTCCGCGGCCGAGCGACGTCGGAGGAGAGCCTGGCGACGGCGTTCCGGCTCGGCAAAACGCTGCGCAAGAAGGCAGTGCTCTCGGCCAACGCGTTCGGCTTCATCGGAAATCGCATGATCTTCGATTACCTGGGTGAGGCCACGGCGCTGGCCGAGGAGGGCGTGCCGCCGGCGCGGATCGACGCCGCGATGAAAGACTTCGGCTTCCCGATGGGGCCGTTTGCGATGAGCGATCTCTCCGGGTTAGACGTCGGCGCAGCGATTGCGCGGGCGCGCGGCGGTTCGGGTGCGCGCACCGACGTGCTCGAGCGGCTCGTCGCGATGGGCCGCCTCGGGCAAAAGGCGATGGCCGGCTACTTCAAATACGACAAGTCCGTCGGCAAGGGACGCGAGCCGATTCCCGATCCCGAGGTTGACGCGCTCTTCGCGGACGCTGCGCGCAAAGCAGGCATCGCGCGGCGCGACGTCTCGGACGACGAGATTCGCGAGCGCCTGCTCAACGCGCTCGTCAACCGCGGCAGGCACCTGTTGGAAGAGGGCGTTGCGTTGCGCCCCGGAGACATCGACATCGTCTACGTCTACGGCTACGGATTCCCGCCGCATCACGGCGGTCCGATGTGGTACGCCGCCGAGACGCAGCGAGACGAAAGCAAACGCGAGGGAGTCTTGGCGCATGCCTGA
- a CDS encoding carbonic anhydrase, which produces MECNRAAFLTGSLALATGAFARPADAATAPPASATPEMLLGQLMAGNKRFVDNDFPAISRVAEKRELVVEGQAPFAAVLSCADSRVIPELVFVQTIGQLFVTRVAGNYPDALVTGSLEYAIAPLGTTVVFVLGHEGCGAVKAVYAAIKGKQQLPEHLSAFQHLIAPGIADVVAARGSIEEAIEANVRAAVTALRNSPPVIAKEASAGRVRVAGGVYHLRSGAVTLLQ; this is translated from the coding sequence ATGGAATGTAACCGCGCCGCGTTCTTGACCGGTTCGCTCGCGCTGGCGACCGGTGCCTTCGCTCGGCCCGCCGATGCGGCCACCGCTCCGCCGGCGAGCGCCACTCCAGAGATGCTGCTCGGCCAGCTGATGGCCGGCAACAAGCGCTTCGTCGACAACGATTTTCCCGCGATCAGCCGCGTCGCCGAGAAGCGCGAGCTGGTCGTCGAGGGCCAAGCGCCGTTCGCGGCGGTTCTGAGCTGCGCCGATTCGCGCGTCATCCCAGAGCTCGTCTTCGTTCAGACGATCGGTCAGCTGTTCGTGACGAGGGTGGCCGGCAATTACCCCGACGCGCTCGTCACCGGCTCACTCGAGTACGCGATCGCGCCTCTTGGCACGACCGTCGTGTTCGTGCTCGGGCACGAAGGCTGCGGCGCCGTCAAGGCCGTGTACGCGGCGATCAAGGGGAAGCAGCAGCTACCCGAGCACCTCTCGGCATTTCAGCACTTGATTGCGCCGGGGATCGCCGACGTCGTGGCGGCGCGCGGCAGCATAGAAGAAGCGATAGAGGCGAACGTTCGAGCGGCGGTGACGGCGCTGCGCAATAGCCCGCCTGTTATTGCAAAAGAAGCCTCCGCCGGACGCGTACGCGTGGCCGGCGGAGTCTATCACCTGAGAAGCGGAGCGGTTACGCTGCTGCAGTAG
- a CDS encoding Glu/Leu/Phe/Val dehydrogenase, which yields MTQDLSAVQASDNVWEMAQRQLDEVGSLIGLNDSLHGYLRVPKRVLEVSVPARMDNGGFRMFTGYRVQHNMSRGPGKGGIRFHPDVTLDEVKALAMWMTWKCALVNIPFGGAKGGVICDPKRMSMQELENLTRRFTSEISIIIGPEKDIPAPDVYTTPQIMAWIMDTFSMQHGYSISGVVTGKPLAIGGSLGRDKATARGCMYIVDEAMETQGKTIEGARVAIQGFGNAGMYAAQLMAERGYCVVAVSDSIGAVSNERGLDIKGLIAHKYETGSVVGFTGGERTDNREVLEFDCDVLVPAALEKVITRENAPRVRASIVAEAANGPTMPDADDILFDRGIMVLPDILANAGGVTVSYFEWVQDLQANFWEEEEINERLKRKLTRAFREAHEQAKRHGVSMRKGAYCVAVARVAEATKLRGLYP from the coding sequence ATGACTCAGGATTTGTCCGCAGTACAGGCGAGCGATAACGTCTGGGAGATGGCGCAGCGCCAGCTCGACGAGGTCGGCTCGCTCATCGGTCTCAACGATTCGCTGCACGGTTATTTGCGTGTGCCCAAGCGCGTGCTCGAGGTCTCGGTTCCGGCACGCATGGACAACGGCGGCTTTCGCATGTTCACCGGCTATCGCGTGCAGCACAACATGTCGCGCGGGCCGGGCAAAGGCGGCATTCGCTTTCACCCGGACGTGACGCTCGACGAAGTCAAGGCGCTCGCGATGTGGATGACGTGGAAGTGCGCGCTCGTCAACATCCCGTTCGGCGGCGCGAAGGGCGGCGTCATCTGCGATCCCAAGCGCATGTCGATGCAGGAGCTCGAGAATCTCACGCGGCGCTTTACGAGCGAGATCTCGATTATCATCGGTCCGGAGAAAGACATTCCCGCGCCGGACGTCTACACGACGCCGCAGATCATGGCCTGGATCATGGACACGTTCTCGATGCAGCACGGCTACTCGATCTCCGGAGTCGTTACCGGCAAGCCGCTCGCGATCGGCGGCTCGCTCGGGCGTGACAAGGCGACGGCCCGCGGCTGCATGTACATCGTCGACGAGGCGATGGAGACGCAGGGCAAGACGATCGAGGGGGCCCGCGTTGCGATTCAAGGTTTCGGGAACGCCGGCATGTACGCCGCCCAGCTGATGGCCGAGCGCGGCTACTGCGTGGTCGCGGTGTCCGATTCGATCGGCGCTGTCTCGAACGAGCGCGGGCTCGACATCAAGGGGCTGATCGCGCACAAGTATGAGACGGGTTCGGTCGTCGGGTTCACCGGCGGCGAACGCACCGACAACCGCGAGGTCCTCGAGTTCGACTGCGACGTGCTGGTGCCGGCGGCGCTGGAGAAGGTGATCACGCGCGAGAATGCGCCGCGCGTCCGCGCGTCGATCGTTGCCGAGGCCGCCAACGGGCCGACGATGCCCGATGCGGACGACATTCTGTTCGACCGCGGCATCATGGTGCTCCCGGACATCCTGGCCAACGCCGGCGGCGTCACGGTGTCGTACTTCGAGTGGGTGCAAGACCTGCAGGCCAACTTCTGGGAGGAAGAGGAGATCAACGAGCGTCTGAAGCGCAAGTTGACGCGCGCCTTCCGCGAGGCGCACGAGCAGGCAAAGCGGCACGGCGTCTCGATGCGCAAAGGTGCGTACTGCGTCGCCGTTGCGCGCGTCGCCGAGGCGACGAAACTCCGCGGCCTCTATCCCTGA
- a CDS encoding acetyl-CoA C-acyltransferase has translation MPEAVIVSTARTPIGRAFRGAFNQTPGATMAGHAIEHALRRASVDPGEVDDVLLGCGLPEGATGNNVGRTAALRAGCPVSVPGQTISRFCASGLDAIAAGAKRVIADGARIVVAGGVESISMVQNEVHMHFITEEWLLRHAPDLYTPMLFTADFVAKKYSVSRERQDQYALQSQQRTAAAQAAGRFDAEIVPLPSWKYEQDKTTGAVTERHVDLTKDEGNRPDTTLDGLAALRSAVPGVADASVTAGNSSQLSDGAAAVVVMDSALAQQRKLAPLGIYRGYVVAGCDPGEMGIAPIYAVPKLLKQHGLSIGDIGLWELNEAFAVQTIYCRDTLGIPNDRFNVDGGAISIGHPYGMSGARMTMHALIEGKRRGEKYVVVTMCVAGGMGAAALFEVA, from the coding sequence ATGCCTGAGGCCGTCATCGTGTCGACGGCGCGCACGCCGATCGGCCGCGCGTTTCGCGGCGCGTTCAATCAGACGCCGGGCGCGACCATGGCCGGACACGCCATCGAGCACGCGCTGCGGCGCGCGTCGGTCGATCCGGGCGAAGTCGACGACGTGCTCCTCGGCTGCGGTCTGCCGGAGGGCGCGACGGGCAACAACGTCGGGCGCACGGCGGCGCTGCGGGCCGGCTGTCCGGTGAGCGTGCCGGGACAGACGATCAGCCGTTTCTGCGCGTCGGGCCTCGACGCGATCGCCGCGGGGGCGAAGCGCGTCATCGCGGACGGCGCGCGGATCGTCGTGGCGGGTGGGGTCGAGTCGATCAGTATGGTGCAGAACGAGGTTCACATGCACTTCATCACCGAGGAGTGGCTGCTGCGCCACGCGCCCGATCTCTACACGCCGATGCTCTTCACCGCCGACTTCGTCGCGAAGAAATATTCTGTTTCGCGCGAGCGGCAGGACCAATACGCGCTGCAGAGCCAGCAGCGCACGGCCGCCGCGCAGGCCGCGGGGCGCTTCGACGCCGAGATCGTGCCGCTGCCGTCGTGGAAGTACGAACAAGATAAGACGACGGGCGCCGTGACCGAGCGCCACGTCGACCTGACGAAGGACGAAGGCAACCGCCCCGACACGACGCTCGACGGCCTGGCCGCGCTCCGCAGCGCAGTGCCGGGCGTCGCCGACGCGAGCGTCACGGCGGGCAACTCGTCGCAGCTCTCCGACGGCGCCGCCGCCGTCGTCGTCATGGATTCTGCGCTCGCGCAGCAGCGCAAGCTTGCGCCGTTGGGCATCTACCGGGGCTACGTCGTCGCCGGATGCGATCCGGGCGAGATGGGCATCGCGCCGATCTACGCCGTTCCGAAACTGCTCAAGCAGCATGGCTTGAGCATCGGCGACATCGGCTTATGGGAACTGAACGAGGCCTTCGCGGTGCAGACGATCTACTGCCGCGACACGCTCGGAATCCCCAACGACCGGTTCAATGTCGACGGCGGTGCGATCTCGATCGGCCATCCTTACGGCATGAGCGGCGCGCGCATGACGATGCACGCGCTCATCGAGGGCAAGCGCCGCGGCGAAAAATACGTCGTCGTGACGATGTGCGTCGCCGGAGGAATGGGAGCCGCGGCGCTCTTCGAGGTCGCCTAG
- a CDS encoding high-potential iron-sulfur protein — protein MKESNDGMTRGRFVAGALVLPALAGLLLAETTAAQAKASKAQFKYQSTPSHGQQCSQCRFFKPGSSASANGTCSIVDGSISPKGWCTAFSKK, from the coding sequence ATGAAAGAGTCTAACGACGGCATGACCCGCGGCCGGTTCGTCGCCGGCGCCCTGGTGCTGCCCGCCCTAGCCGGGCTGCTTCTCGCCGAAACGACCGCGGCCCAGGCGAAGGCTTCCAAAGCGCAATTCAAATATCAAAGCACCCCCAGTCACGGACAGCAGTGCTCGCAGTGCCGGTTCTTCAAGCCGGGCAGCTCGGCATCGGCGAACGGAACGTGCAGCATCGTGGACGGATCGATCAGCCCCAAGGGCTGGTGCACGGCGTTTTCAAAAAAATAG